From a single Phacochoerus africanus isolate WHEZ1 chromosome 11, ROS_Pafr_v1, whole genome shotgun sequence genomic region:
- the CLEC20A gene encoding putative C-type lectin domain family 20 member A, with protein MPALGLRLSLRAAGAPGASPVTRGSDKVSISERSFWAEWAVRCDSSRGKGWGPCYQFQRREGDLGQGGSGHRKKWKVQEGPGYRLPGGRRGFAQTERAGRRGGPGRGLRASGLRLVPQGRGCPTSHPNALAEPGLVLDQPSFAGSSTRAWSQEEENIEILGFGTALQLTSEGKTFWRVEQELRWSEALDYCRQHHTDLADLQSMNSWSSIKALYSLTSSTAAWIGLFFDVRTHGPRWSSGSTFSIPVWTSMPSLEEGLCVTLYSITLLVSLGAASCTAQKPFICYYDPAVGPGTVLQPAVSLTTSGKPVEVQIGRLTFKRFDQDRTWLTALQYCRRYYTDLADLQSVTDKADKEALKSIASKTEAWIGLYFNAASGSLRWSSDAGTSIPAWLKVPQFGPGLCAGLASYWSFFPRVSSVDCSSLKPFICFNDPTVGHRVSAALPELFYTPSSAGTAGTTPRPRTSAGSAGTTATEGRLAQRLSPEPPELCSATPGPRASVFAGSVAPQPQGTAAPSPPAHAMLEYSPAPDRGPWTPPVATQSASIRPAPPASLLTPAGSASPGRPSVLQEVIGSPLTFISSPAPSPAPLEDPVTQGGPGTPLEASLSSTLWASAHRGVATPGSATSSQSRNAEPLGSEENTLEPSGSGSSAGPQRAITHSEWAAPSQAAHLETPGSRLGPETAVTSEKSGTYTRDTAAATQAQHLSSSHQSDSKEETPAPKPAQFFGILKADFIIPVLMDPEDMKDQFLNEIQEALKLTLGQEKFTLKWVGFEENKK; from the exons ATGCCAGCCTTGGGGCTGCGACTGTCCCTCCGCGCAGCAG GGGCCCCCGGAGCCAGCCCTGTAACCCGTGGGAGTGACAAGGTGAGCATCTCAGAAAGGTCCTTCTGGGCAGAGTGGGCGGTGCGCTGTGACAGTAGCAGAGGGAAAGGCTGGGGCCCGTGCTATCAGTTCCAGCGAAGGGAGGGTGACTTGGGCCAGGGTGGCAGTGGGCACAGGAAGAAGTGGAAAGTTCAAGAAGGTCCAGGATACAGGCTGCCTGGAGGACGGAGGGGATTTGCCCAGACAGAGAGGGCGGGGCGCCGAGGGGGTCCTGGGCGGGGCTTGAG GGCATCTGGCTTGAGGCTGGTTCCTCAAGGACGAGGatgccccacctcccaccccaacgCCCTGGCAGAGCCAGGCTTGGTCCTTGACCAGCCCTCATTTGCTGGCAGCTCCACAAGGGCATGGAGTCAAGAAGAAGAGAATATTGAGATCTTGGGGTTTGGGACCG CCCTGCAGCTGACCAGCGAGGGCAAGACCTTCTGGAGGGTGGAGCAGGAGCTGCGCTGGTCTGAGGCCCTGGACTACTGCCGGCAGCACCACACAGACCTGGCCGACCTGCAGAGCATGAACAGCTGGAGCAGCATCAAGGCCCTCTACTCCCTCACCAGCAGCACCGCGGCCTGGATTGGCCTCTTCTTCGATGTGCGGACTCATGGCCCAAGATGGTCCAGCGGCTCCACCTTCAGCATCCCGGTGTGGACTTCGATGCCGTCCTTGGAGGAGGGGCTCTGTGTCACTCTGTATTCCATAACCCTTCTCGTCAGTCTGGGGGCCGCCTCGTGCACAGCTCAGAAGCCCTTCATCTGCTACTATG ACCCTGCCGTGGGGCCCGGCACCGTCCTGCAGCCGGCTGTCAGCCTGACCACCTCTGGGAAGCCAG TTGAGGTCCAAATTGGCAGACTGACCTTCAAGCGATTTGACCAAGACAGGACGTGGCTGACGGCCTTGCAGTATTGCCGCAGATACTACACAGACCTGGCTGACCTGCAGTCGGTCACTGACAAGGCAGACAAGGAGGCCCTGAAATCCATCGCGAGTAAGACCGAGGCCTGGATCGGCCTCTACTTCAATGCGGCCTCTGGGTCTCTGAGATGGTCCAGCGACGCAGGTACCAGCATCCCTGCCTGGCTGAAGGTGCCCCAGTTTGGGCCAGGCTTGTGTGCAGGGCTCGCCAGCTACTGGAGCTTCTTCCCCAGAGTCTCTTCAGTGGACTGTTCATCCCTGAAACCCTTCATCTGCTTCAACG ACCCCACCGTCGGACACCGGGTGTCAGCAGCCCTCCCTGAGCTCTTCTACACGCCGTCCTCAGCAGGGACCGCAGGGACGACGCCCAGGCCAA GGACCAGCGCCGGCTCCGCCGGCACCACGGCTACGGAGGGGCGGCTTGCGCAGCGACTTAGTCCCGAGCCGCCTGAGCTCTGCTCCGCCACTCCCGGCCCCCGCGCTTCCGTCTTCGCCGGCTCCGTGGCGCCCCAGCCTCAAGGGACAGCGGCACCAAGCCCTCCTGCCCACGCGATGCTCGAGTACTCCCCGGCCCCCGACCGAGGGCCCTGGACCCCGCCGGTCGCCACCCAGAGCGCATCCATCCGCCCTGCTCCCCCTGCCTCCTTGCTGACTCCTGCAGGGTCAGCGTCCCCGGGGAGACCCTCTGTCCTCCAGGAAGTGATCGGGAGCCCTCTGACCTTCATTTCGAGCCCTGCTCCAAGCCCCGCGCCCCTGGAGGACCCCGTTACCCAGGGCGGGCCTGGGACGCCGCTGGAGGCCTCGCTCAGCTCcaccctctgggcctcagctcaCCGAGGGGTGGCGACGCCTGGGTCCGCCACGTCCAGCCAGTCCCGCAACGCCGAGCCTCTGGGGTCCGAAGAAAACACCTTGGAGCCTTCCGGCTCGGGGAGCTCCGCTGGACCCCAAAGAGCAATCACGCACTCCGAGTGGGCAGCTCCGAGCCAGGCCGCACATCTGGAGACCCCCGGGAGCCGGCTGGGGCCTGAAACAG CTGTGACCAGTGAAAAGAGTGGCACCTATACGAGAGATACAGCTGCTGCCACTCAGGCCCAACATTTGAGCTCATCTCATCAATCAGATTCTAAAGAAGAAACTCCAGCACCCAAACCAG cACAATTCTTTGGAATCCTGAAAGCAGATTTCATTATCCCTGTTCTGATGGACCCAGAAGACATGAAAGACCAGTTTTTGAATGAG ATCCAAGAGGCCTTAAAGCTTACACTGGGTCAGGAGAAATTCACATTGAAGTGGGTCGGCTtcgaagaaaacaaaaaatag